A part of Aegilops tauschii subsp. strangulata cultivar AL8/78 chromosome 2, Aet v6.0, whole genome shotgun sequence genomic DNA contains:
- the LOC120973960 gene encoding uncharacterized protein, translating to MPMGSFLPFIVSAPLLLVPRTFELMTTGLPPRDLECSGDVNCSIDPVCAAVDAIQGHLRAFATSRITPKQAGLVKLRKHNVKVNQDAKPGAALESSLLAYQTYHPPASDVQRSRHHPLQIQLVLSCLHLPSTKGHGAANTSTSWTKIPAKDEPACEDKGKAKLELPGFDNMTSEELQHEFLTRLSESRDIEANIVNMLKKKHEIKAESSMQSTVEELEKVKAAFDKERASFETQKSVLKDN from the exons ATGCCCATGGGGTCCTTTTTACCTTTTATTGTCTCAGCCCCGCTTCTTCTTGTTCCTCGCACCTTCGAGCTCATGACCACAGGTCTGCCGCCGCGTGACCTCGAGTGCTCCGGCGACGTGAACTGCTCCATCGACCCTGTGTgcgccgccgtcgacgccatCCAGGGCCACCTCAGAGCTTTCGCCACATCCAG GATAACACCGAAACAAGCTGGGCTAGTGAAGCTGAG aaagcACAACGTGAAGGTGAATCAAGACGCCAAACCCGGAGCAGCTCTGGAGAGCTCGTTGCTGGCTTATCAAACATACCATCCGCCCGCAAGCGACGTACAGAG gagtcGCCACCATCCTCTACAGATTCAATTGGTACTCAGCTGCCTCCATTTACCATCAACCAAGG GTCACGGTGCTGCCAATACCTCAACTAGCTGGACCAAGATCCCAGCCAAGGATGAGCCGGCTTGTGAAGACAAGGGTAAAGCAAAATTGGAGCTTCCTGGCTTTGATAATATGACCAGTGAAGAGCTTCAGCATGAGTTCTTGACTCGGCTGTCTGAAAGCCGTGATATAGAAGCCAACATAGTCAATATGTTGAAGAAGAAACATGAG ATCAAAGCAGAGTCGAGCATGCAATCCACTGTTGAAGAGTTAGAGAAAGTGAAGGCGGCTTTTGATAAGGAAAGAGCCTCCTTTGAAACCCAAAAATCGGTGCTGAAGGACAATTGA